A segment of the Frankineae bacterium MT45 genome:
CCCATCCGCATATCAGTGGTGAGCGTCAGGGCGACATCGCTGTGCTGCGACCGGGCCACGCCCTGGTGGTACACCTGCTCGGTGTAGGACCAGTGCCCGATGGCCCGGCCGTAGTCGAAGACGGGCTCGCACTCGACGACCGTCTGCACCTCGCCTTTGACACAGCGAATCGTGCGCAGCAGGGTGTGCTCGGGTTCGTAATCGGTCGGCGTACGGCGATGGGTCTTCGACACCGACTGGTCATGACGCCACGGTCCCATCAGCAGCACATCGCGGACGATGATCCACCCGGTCGCCGTGCCCCAGCTCGTCTCCAGGATCATCGTGCCCGGCAGGTAGCGACGGGCCGCCGGTACCGACACGTCCGACGGTGCGACCCGGAAACTGCCGGCATGCGGGCCGAGGATCGATCCGAAGACGCTGGCCGAATCCATCCGGGGCAGGCACATCCACTCGACCGCGCCACCCGGTGAAACCAGCGCCGTCGCCTCACCGTCGGAGAGGAAACCGTAGTCACCGATCGGGACCGCCTTGCGCGTGCCGGTGTGGGCCTGCGCGAGCGCCGCGGTGGCTGGAATCTGTTCGTCCATCTCAAAAGCATGGATGACGCAGCCGGTTACCGCCAGACACGCCCCTGATACCGCTTTCGGCGTGTCGCGGCACCGTCGCAGTCGCTCCTGGCCGCTCCTCGCTACAGTCGCGCACTAGACGAGCGCAGCGGGCACGTCCTCGGTGGCGTCAACTCTGGGCTGGCGGCGGACGCGCCGGCCTCCGCCCAGGCGGGCCGCCGCGCTCAGGCGTCGGGTGCCTCGCAGCAGCAGCACGCTCACCGCGAGGAGCCCGATCGCCGCGATGCCGTCCGACCAGTAGTGGTTGGCCGTCGCCGACACCACGTAGATCGTGATGATCGGGTGCGCGACGACGATCCAGCGCCACCGACTCGTGGTGACGGTCACCGCTACCAGGGCGACCAGCACCGACCAACCGACATGAAGCGAGGGCATGGCCGAGAGCTGGTCTGGGCTGATACCGCCGAAGGCGGAGTAGACGGACTGGCCGTAGGCCTCAGCCGTATCGACGTACCCGGCATTGGGCAGCAGACGTGGCGGGGCCACCGGCACCAGCTGAACGACGAAGCAGAGCACGGTGACGACGACGAGGAGTCTCCGCACCTCGGGATACCGGCTGCGGTGCCGGACGAAGACCCACAGCAGCAGCACGAAGAGTGCCGTGAAGTGCATCGTCGCGTAGTAGATATTCGCGCTCTGGGCCAGCAGGGGATGGTGCATGAGGGGTTGCTGGGCCAGATGCTCGCTCGGGAGATGCAGGCTGTGCTCGAAACGTTCGATCGCCTCACCCCGCCCGATCGCTCCCGAGGCGCCGAAGACGGGTGCCGTACCGGCAAACTGCCAGATCGCGTACAGCAGCGCGATGATGGCGATCTCGGTGACGAACGGTGTCGCGACGGCGGCGGCCCGCCGGGCCCGACCAGAGACCGCCTGACTTGCCATCGCCCAGCGCCCCAAAGCCGCGAGCACGATCAACCCGACTCCCAGCCGGGCCGCCTGCTCCCAGGTCAGCGCGATGTTGTGCACGTCGCAACTATGCCTGATCCGGGTGAGCGCCGCCCGTCACGCCGTTTGCCGCCGCACTTGCGATGCTTTGCCGCGCCGCAGTGGGAATGCCGGCGCGGGAAAAGTCGTTAGCCGTTGTCGGAGGGTTTCACTAGCATCTGAGTCGGCTCGGCTGCGCCGACGATTAAGGAATCTGTTGTGAGGTTGCACCTATGACGCGACGTAGTTGGATGCTCTTCTCCGCGATGTGCGTCATCTGGGGTATTCCGTACTTGCTGATCCGGGTCGCCGTACGCGATGTGTCGCCGCCGGCGCTGGTCTTCGCCCGTACCTTCCTCGGCGCCCTGGTGCTGCTGCCGATCGCGCTCAAACGGGATGCGATTCGTCCGGTGCTGCCGCTCTGGCGCCCACTGCTGGCCTTCACAGCGATCGAGATCGCCATTCCCTGGCTGCTTCTTAATGATGCCGAGACCAAGCTCCCCAGCTCGCTGACCGGGCTTCTGATCGCCGCCGTGCCGATGGTCGGTGTCGTGATCGCTCGGTTCGGTCCGACCAAGGAGCGCGTGGACGCCACCCGGCTGGCCGGCCTGCTGCTCGGCGTGGTCGGGGTGGTCGCACTCCTCGGACTGGATCTGGGCAATGTGCAGGCCCGACCGATTCTGGAGGTCGGGCTGGTGGTGATCGGCTACGCCGTCGCGCCGGTCATTCTCAACCGCCATCTGAGCGGCGTGCCGGGAATCGGCGTGGTCTTCACCTCGCTGGCGATCACAGCTGCGGCGTACCTGCCGGCCGCTGCGGTGATGCGCCCGCACCACCTACACGCCAATACGGTGGCCTCCATCGTCGCGCTGGCGCTCATCTGCACCGCACTGGCCTTCGTGCTCTTCTTCGAGTTGATCGCGGCCATCGGGCCGTCCCGCGCGGTGGTGATCACCTACGTCAACCCGGCCGTGGCGGTACTGCTCGGGGTGCTGCTGCTCGACGAGTCCTTCACCGTCGGCATGGCGATCGGCTTCCCGCTCATCCTGGCCGGGTCCGTCCTCGCGGCCCGCACCAGGCGATCGCAGGACCCGGTGCCGATCGGGGTGCCAGAGCCGGTCGCGGCCACCGGCGCCTAGGCGTTTGATCCGACCTGCGACAGAATCACCGCGCGGCTGACGCAGGCTGCCCGCCAGTTAGTCGATGCGTACTGTTCCGTGCGCCGTAGCGAACTCGGCGGCGATGATCCCGTTGTCGTCCTCACTCACCGGCAACCACGTCACGTCGATGTCGGCGAGAATCGCGTCACTGGAGCTGCCGAGGTACTGGTCGATCGTGGACTGGTCCCCGGAGATTTCCAGACGAGTGAGGCTTATCGCCGATCCATGACTTGACGGGTGCTCGCTGAACGGCGAGAGCCACTGCACGAAGAACGGGATGTGCGGGTTGGCCGCGGTGTCGTTGACGCCCAGTTGCTTCCACCGCAGGTCGTAGCCGTCGGGGCGTACCCGGTGGCCATCCGCGGCTGGTCGCGCCAGGTGCAGTTCGATGTCGCTGATGTCATCGACCCGCACAACCCAGCCCAGCCACCCGCCGCCGGAGAGCGTCCGGTTGCGAACCGCGCGACCGAACGGCGCGGAGTCCGCGGCCGGGTGGTCGAGCGCGGCGACGACCTCGAGGTACCGGCCGTCGGCCAGGGGCAGCACGTAGTTGCGAGTTCCGAGCCGGGGGTGGATCCCGCCGTCGCTGAAGCCGGCGCCGAGGCGCGAGCCCAGCCGTTGCACGCACGCCCCCAGCCCCTCCGGACCGGCGACGTAACAGAGGTGATCGAGTTGCATGGGCACATCTTCGCGAACCTATCCAGCGCGCCCGTCACTGGGGTCGCGCGACGGGGTCGGCCGGGCTCGTGTAGAGCGCTGAATCAGCTGCCCGCGGGGCTGGTTCGTAGCAGCAACAGCGTCGCGGCGCCGTCCGTGCGATGAATCTCGCCGGAGGCTCCGGTGACCTCACGCCACACGTCGAGGGCGTCCTCGGCGCTGCGGATCTCCCCGCCGTCAGCCTCCCGCTCCAGCAGTGCCCGGGCCAGCACACCTTTGCTGAACTTGCTGTTGTAGCTGACGACTCCGTAGCCCCGGCTCGTCGGTGACTCGATGCGGACCGAGACACTCCGCCCGGCGAGCGACGGCAGCCGCCACATGGCGGAGTAGTCGGTGGAGCGCAGATCGATGACCGCTCCTCGCCTGGTCAACTGCGGAAGCACTTCGTCGAGGACGGGGCGCCAGAACGTGCCAGCGACGCCGATTCCAGGCAGCACCGCCTTGGCGGGGACCCGATAGTTCGGGATCGCCTCGCCACCCTTGAGCACGCCGAAGAGTCCGGAGAAGATCATCACGCTCCGAAGTGCCAGCTTCGTTGTCGCCGCGGAGAGCAGATCGACGTTCAGTCCGTCGTAGACGACACCGTCGTAGCGCCTCAGCGCCGGCATGGTGGCGGCCTGTCGCAGTGCCCCGTTCATCTGCACCACCTCGTCGACGACCGACTCCGGCAGCATCAGCTTCGCCGCCGCGTCGGCCCGCTCGCCAGCGGCCAACTGCGTCACCGCATCGATCGTCCGGGCGCGGTACTCGGCCAGGCCGGTGGCGTCAGGTCGAGCAGCTAACGGTCGTCCGCGCCCGCCGGGGCGCTTCTTCTCGCTCGGGGGCAGCAGGATGAGCACTCGAGCAGACTAGCCAAGCAGGCTTAGCTGCTCGGTGCTGCGGTGGTCGGCGCGGCCGAGCCGCCCGGAGCACCCGGCGCGCGGGTCGGGACGGTGAGCCCACAGGCCTTCAGTGCGGCTTCGATCTTGGTGAACTGCTGCCCGAAGGCGCCACCGAAGCCGCCGCTGGGACGGGCACCGCTCGGGAACGCGCCGGAGGGGCGCTCACCTGAGGGGAAGGCGCCGGAGCGGCGGGCCCCCGACGGGCGCGCCCCGGACGGGAAGGCGCCGAAGGACGGCACCGCGATACCGGCGGCGCTCAGGCACGTCTTCGCCGCATCCGTCGAGAGGAACTCGCGTAGCGCGCTGTCTCCGCGACCGCGATTGTCGGCAGCCGGGGAGCCGGAGGCGGTGGCCGACGAGGTCGAGGACGTCGCCTTGGCCGAACTCGAGCAGGCAGCGAGCCCAACCACTCCGAGCGCAATAACTCCGAGGACTGTCAAAGAACGAATGAAGGTGGACATGTGTTGCCTTTCAAAGCTGATTGTTGATGGAGTCACTTCGCGGTGACCGAGGTGGCCGCGACCGAGCCGTCGGTGCCGGTGCTGCCGGCGACGGTCACGATCTGGCCCGCTTTCAAGTCGGCCGGGGTGGCGGACTTGAGGACGCGGGTGTCGCTGCTGAGATGGACCGTCACTTCCTTGCCGGCCAGGTTCTTCACGACCGCCGTGTCGCCGGTGATGCTGACGATCGTTCCGATTACGGCCGGGGTGTCGCTGGTGCCGGAGTCCGTTCCACCCGTTGTTGCACCACCGGCACCTGTGCCGGTACCACCGCCGGCGCCAGTGCCTCCCGTCCCTCCGAAGAGGCCACCCGCAGCGCCTTCCCGCAGGGCCCCGAAACGCGCGGCGTTCCCGCCGGCGGCGGTGCGGGTGGTCGAGGATCCGCTGTGCTTCTGGGTGATGACGCCGCCGAGGAAACCGACGCCCGCGATGAGCAGGGCGATGAGCGCGATGCTCAGAGCGCCCAGGCGCTCCTTCGCTCGTGGGGCGAAGTCTTCATCGATGTCGTCGTCGATGCTGCTGTCGAAGGTGTCGTCGACGGCGGAAGCCGGGTCGGCCGCGACCGGGTTGAAGGTCGCGGTCGGTGCCTCGTCGCGCCCGTCGTCGACGATCTCGTCGGCTGTCCTGGTTTCGCCGTCGGGGGAGTTGAAGAATGTCATGGAGATCCTTATTCGTAACGCAGTGCGTCGATTGGTTTGAGGGACGCGGCGCGGTTGGCGGGATAGATTCCGAAGAAGAGCCCGACCGCGACTGCGACCCCGAACGCGAGGAATACCGACCAACTCGCGACCACCGGCTGGACGCCGACGATCGTGAAGCGGCTGCCGATGAGCCCGATCGCCACACCGACCAGCCCACCGATCACCGATAGCAGCACCGCCTCAGCCAGGAACTGAACGACGATGTCGGCCTTTCCGGCCCCGATCGCCTTACGGACGCCGATCTCGCGGGTCCGTTCGGTGACCGTCACCAGCATGATGTTCATGACGCCGATCCCGCCGACGAGCAGGCTGATCGCAGCCACCGCGCCGAGCAGGACGGTCAGGGTCTGAGTCGTGCTGGTGGCGGTCGAGATGATCGAGGCGGCGCTGGAGACGCTGTAATCGCGGGTGCTGGACGTCACCACGTGGCGGGTATCGAGCACGGATTCGATCTGCGCCTCGGCGTTGTCCACGGCTGAGGCGCTCTTGGCCTGAACCAGGATGGCGGTCAGGCTCTGATCGACGCCGGTCAGTTTGTCCTGGACTGTGGTCAGTGGCGCGACGGCCAGGTCGTCGGCGTTGGAGCCGCTGGTCGTCCCCTTCGCGGCGAGCACACCGACGACGGTCCAGTTCCCGCCGTTGAGCTGAATGGTCTTCCCGACGGCCTCGGCTCCGGTGCCGCCGACCAGGTCCTGTGCCACGGTCGTGCCGAGCACCACTACGTTGCTGTGCGCGAGGTAGTCGTTGTCACCGAAGTACGTTCCGGCCAGCAGATCGTCATTGCTGATCGTGAAATACGAGGGTGTGCTGCCCAGGAACGACGAGATGGTGTGGGTGACGCCGGTGTATCCGCCGACGACCGAACTCGCGCTCGCCTCGGGAGCGACCAGCTTCACGTCCGGCAGCTGGGATGTGTCGGTGAGCGCCTTAGCGTCGTCGAGCGTGAGGTCGGTGGTGCGGGTCTTGGTGGCGGATCCTGACGTGCTGGCTGCTCCGCCGCCGCCACCCCCGCCGCCGCCGCCGCCAAAGGCTCCGCCGAAGCCGCCACCGCCGGCGAACGCCCGGGCTCCCGCACCGGCCCCGCCGCCGCTTCCGGCGCGGCCGTTGCCGTTGGCTTGTCGACTGACGGTGATGGTCGCGCTTCCGAGTCGGGCGATCCGATTCTTCACCGCTGCGCTGGACCCGGTGCCGACGGCGAGCAGGATGATCACCGCCGACACGCCGATGAGAATCCCCAGTGTTGTCAAGGCTGAACGCATCTTGTTCGCGGCGATGCCGACCGTCGCGAAACGTAGCGCGACCGGAAGGTTCATGCGCTCACTCCCAGTCCGACGCGTGGCGGTGCAGCGGTGACCGCGGCCTGCCGCAGGTCGTCGATGACCTCGCCGTCCCGCATGCGCACGATCCGCTTGGCGTGGTGGGCAACCTCGTCCTCGTGCGTGATGATGACGAGCGTCCGGCCCTGCAGGTTCAGATCGTCGAAGAGCGCCAGCACGTCGGCCGAGGCGTGTGAGTCCAAGGCACCCGTCGGCTCGTCGGCCAGTAGCAGTACCGGCTGGGTGACGATTGCCCGAGCGATCGCGACTCGCTGCTGCTGCCCACCGGAGAGTTCGGTGGGCAGGTGATCGACGCGTTCGCTGAGGCCGACCTGATCAAGCGCCTCGAGTGCGCGACGCTTCCGTTCCGCACCCTTCACCCCGGCGTAGGAGAGCGGGAGGGCCACGTTGTCCACGGCCCGCGTACGAGGAATCAGGTTGAAACTCTGGAAGATGAAGCCGATCTTGCGGTTGCGGATGATCGCGAGTTGGTGCTCGTCCAGGGTGCGTACGTCGACTCCGTCGAGCAGGTATCGACCCCGGCTGGTGTCATCCAGGCAGCCGATGATGTTCATCAGGGTCGACTTGCCTGAACCGGAGGCACCCATGATGGCCACATAATCGCCGCGCTCGACCGACAGACTCACCGAGCGCACCGCGTGCACCGCGGTGTCTCCGCTGCCGTAGGTCTTCCCGACCCGATCGAGCTGGATGACCGGGCGGTTCGTGCGGCGCGGCGCGGCGGCCCCGGCGGCTTCTGCGTGGTTCGTGCGGTGCGACGCTCTGCGTCCAGTGCTCATCGACCGCCGCCGCCGAACCCGGTCAGACCACCGACGCCGGG
Coding sequences within it:
- a CDS encoding putative ABC transport system ATP-binding protein; translated protein: MSTGRRASHRTNHAEAAGAAAPRRTNRPVIQLDRVGKTYGSGDTAVHAVRSVSLSVERGDYVAIMGASGSGKSTLMNIIGCLDDTSRGRYLLDGVDVRTLDEHQLAIIRNRKIGFIFQSFNLIPRTRAVDNVALPLSYAGVKGAERKRRALEALDQVGLSERVDHLPTELSGGQQQRVAIARAIVTQPVLLLADEPTGALDSHASADVLALFDDLNLQGRTLVIITHEDEVAHHAKRIVRMRDGEVIDDLRQAAVTAAPPRVGLGVSA
- a CDS encoding PAP2 superfamily protein, with product MHNIALTWEQAARLGVGLIVLAALGRWAMASQAVSGRARRAAAVATPFVTEIAIIALLYAIWQFAGTAPVFGASGAIGRGEAIERFEHSLHLPSEHLAQQPLMHHPLLAQSANIYYATMHFTALFVLLLWVFVRHRSRYPEVRRLLVVVTVLCFVVQLVPVAPPRLLPNAGYVDTAEAYGQSVYSAFGGISPDQLSAMPSLHVGWSVLVALVAVTVTTSRWRWIVVAHPIITIYVVSATANHYWSDGIAAIGLLAVSVLLLRGTRRLSAAARLGGGRRVRRQPRVDATEDVPAALV
- a CDS encoding putative ABC transport system permease protein; the encoded protein is MNLPVALRFATVGIAANKMRSALTTLGILIGVSAVIILLAVGTGSSAAVKNRIARLGSATITVSRQANGNGRAGSGGGAGAGARAFAGGGGFGGAFGGGGGGGGGGGAASTSGSATKTRTTDLTLDDAKALTDTSQLPDVKLVAPEASASSVVGGYTGVTHTISSFLGSTPSYFTISNDDLLAGTYFGDNDYLAHSNVVVLGTTVAQDLVGGTGAEAVGKTIQLNGGNWTVVGVLAAKGTTSGSNADDLAVAPLTTVQDKLTGVDQSLTAILVQAKSASAVDNAEAQIESVLDTRHVVTSSTRDYSVSSAASIISTATSTTQTLTVLLGAVAAISLLVGGIGVMNIMLVTVTERTREIGVRKAIGAGKADIVVQFLAEAVLLSVIGGLVGVAIGLIGSRFTIVGVQPVVASWSVFLAFGVAVAVGLFFGIYPANRAASLKPIDALRYE
- a CDS encoding Glyoxalase-like domain-containing protein, with protein sequence MQLDHLCYVAGPEGLGACVQRLGSRLGAGFSDGGIHPRLGTRNYVLPLADGRYLEVVAALDHPAADSAPFGRAVRNRTLSGGGWLGWVVRVDDISDIELHLARPAADGHRVRPDGYDLRWKQLGVNDTAANPHIPFFVQWLSPFSEHPSSHGSAISLTRLEISGDQSTIDQYLGSSSDAILADIDVTWLPVSEDDNGIIAAEFATAHGTVRID
- a CDS encoding Permease of the drug/metabolite transporter (DMT) superfamily — translated: MTRRSWMLFSAMCVIWGIPYLLIRVAVRDVSPPALVFARTFLGALVLLPIALKRDAIRPVLPLWRPLLAFTAIEIAIPWLLLNDAETKLPSSLTGLLIAAVPMVGVVIARFGPTKERVDATRLAGLLLGVVGVVALLGLDLGNVQARPILEVGLVVIGYAVAPVILNRHLSGVPGIGVVFTSLAITAAAYLPAAAVMRPHHLHANTVASIVALALICTALAFVLFFELIAAIGPSRAVVITYVNPAVAVLLGVLLLDESFTVGMAIGFPLILAGSVLAARTRRSQDPVPIGVPEPVAATGA